From one Shewanella sp. GD04112 genomic stretch:
- a CDS encoding EAL domain-containing protein has protein sequence MIRWQHLLNKLSTDDPVLQDKLSCWQADPHQTPLALIQGFSFISANNATLDYFGTEYDALVNTTPYDFSPRIQSSGRNSVEFAREMILEAASGNHVEFSWLHLSQQGKELPTKVRLYPCYLQQQAVVLVELQALNRRTQVRPSISDGFAHIPREIMATTLEESAEAVYITDADNRILAVNKAMCRICGYSAEQLIGKTPEFLEAKILPSGQETDCQAAMKLRGFWHGETLKQRSDGSHFPAWQSSRRIETDDNALYHVNIFSDISTKKLLETQLTTRAMYDTLTGLPNRYHLKQILNSALDKLKDDPSALGALMFLDLNGFKNINDSFGHSMGDRVLQLVAARLEAGCIEKADIARMGGDEFTLVLQECSCKEEIQLFAEQILSLFDSPFEIEGQKFFLGTSIGIALFPTHSGQAGQLISLADTAMYSAKKNQPHLVFYDKAMSQAAELKLKLINNLRHAHSLKQFNLAYQAIVDLHTNKPIGAEALLRWQKSPSEHYEAAEFVPLLEETGLIITIGQWALEQACKQAAIWRASYQPDFKVSVNVSPLQLEHVDFVGQVISALEMVALPAEALILEITESALLRQPEQARQTLERIKALGVGIAIDDFGTGLSSLSRLGTLPIDSVKIDAEFALRLHDASGKKLCHAIVQLAQALDIHFVAEGIETQQQKDIITHMGQGFAQGFLFGYPSSVEQFTQAFLAERCIA, from the coding sequence ATGATCAGATGGCAACACTTGCTCAATAAACTCAGTACAGATGACCCTGTATTGCAAGATAAGCTGTCATGCTGGCAAGCCGATCCACACCAGACTCCCCTCGCCCTGATCCAAGGCTTTAGCTTTATTAGCGCAAATAACGCCACCCTCGATTACTTTGGCACAGAATACGATGCCTTAGTGAATACCACGCCCTATGACTTTTCACCGAGGATCCAATCCTCCGGGCGTAATAGCGTTGAATTTGCTCGGGAAATGATTCTTGAGGCGGCATCGGGGAATCATGTCGAATTTAGCTGGCTTCACCTAAGCCAACAGGGTAAAGAACTCCCCACCAAGGTAAGACTCTACCCTTGTTATTTGCAGCAACAAGCCGTGGTACTCGTTGAGCTACAAGCCCTCAACCGTCGCACTCAAGTTCGACCGTCGATCTCCGACGGCTTTGCCCATATCCCACGGGAAATAATGGCGACCACGCTCGAAGAGAGTGCTGAGGCCGTGTACATCACAGATGCTGACAATCGCATCTTGGCTGTGAACAAGGCAATGTGCCGTATCTGTGGTTACAGTGCCGAACAATTAATCGGTAAAACCCCTGAGTTTTTAGAGGCCAAAATCCTGCCGTCAGGGCAAGAAACCGATTGCCAAGCCGCCATGAAACTTCGCGGATTTTGGCACGGTGAGACACTTAAACAACGATCCGACGGGAGTCACTTTCCCGCATGGCAGAGCAGTCGCCGCATAGAAACCGATGATAATGCCCTGTATCATGTGAATATTTTCAGCGATATCAGCACCAAAAAGCTGCTCGAAACGCAGCTCACTACCCGCGCCATGTACGACACGCTAACGGGGCTGCCGAACCGTTATCATCTCAAGCAAATACTCAATAGCGCCCTCGACAAACTGAAGGATGATCCTTCCGCCCTCGGCGCACTGATGTTTTTAGATCTCAATGGTTTTAAGAACATCAATGACAGCTTTGGTCATTCCATGGGTGACAGGGTATTGCAACTGGTGGCCGCGCGTTTAGAAGCCGGCTGCATAGAGAAGGCCGATATCGCCCGTATGGGGGGCGATGAGTTTACCTTAGTGCTACAGGAATGCAGCTGTAAGGAAGAAATTCAATTATTTGCCGAGCAAATACTGAGTCTATTCGACAGTCCATTTGAAATCGAAGGGCAAAAGTTCTTCCTCGGTACCAGTATTGGTATCGCGCTGTTCCCAACCCACAGCGGTCAAGCCGGGCAGCTGATTAGCTTGGCCGATACCGCTATGTACAGCGCTAAGAAAAACCAGCCACACTTAGTCTTTTATGATAAAGCGATGAGCCAAGCTGCCGAGCTTAAATTAAAACTTATCAATAATCTAAGGCATGCCCATAGTCTCAAACAGTTCAATCTTGCCTATCAAGCGATTGTGGATTTGCACACCAATAAGCCCATAGGTGCCGAGGCGCTGTTGCGCTGGCAAAAATCCCCAAGTGAGCATTATGAAGCGGCGGAGTTCGTCCCTTTACTCGAGGAAACCGGGCTCATCATCACCATTGGGCAATGGGCACTTGAGCAAGCCTGTAAACAGGCCGCCATATGGCGCGCAAGTTATCAGCCTGATTTTAAAGTATCGGTCAATGTGTCTCCCTTGCAGCTGGAGCATGTGGATTTTGTCGGTCAAGTAATTAGCGCCCTAGAAATGGTCGCTCTGCCCGCCGAAGCGCTGATTTTAGAAATCACCGAGTCTGCGCTTTTACGCCAACCCGAACAAGCCCGCCAAACCCTTGAGCGCATCAAGGCCTTAGGTGTAGGCATCGCGATTGACGACTTTGGCACAGGTCTCTCATCACTCAGCCGTTTAGGAACCTTACCGATAGACAGTGTCAAAATTGATGCTGAATTTGCCCTGCGTTTACATGATGCTTCGGGAAAAAAGCTTTGCCATGCGATAGTGCAATTAGCGCAGGCTCTCGACATTCACTTTGTGGCAGAAGGCATTGAAACGCAGCAGCAAAAAGATATCATTACCCATATGGGGCAAGGTTTTGCGCAAGGCTTTTTGTTTGGTTATCCCAGCTCGGTTGAACAGTTTACTCAAGCCTTTTTAGCCGAAAGGTGTATCGCTTAA
- a CDS encoding DTW domain-containing protein yields MSRHYCPICCYPMNACLCAHVQPIQPQSQLVILQHPSEVEHKKNSVKVLSLVIPNTQVYVGETEADFALLREQLIGGGRPIYLVYPSELSVSVESQTIPADSVLLLIDGTWRKAFKILQLNPWLAQLPAVHLAEGYASRYKIRKSSRSDSLSTLEASAYMLKALEPDLDVSPLLNAFDAMVEMRIRSMPLEVRLRYQGAG; encoded by the coding sequence TTGAGCCGCCACTATTGTCCTATTTGCTGTTATCCGATGAATGCGTGCCTCTGTGCCCATGTGCAGCCGATACAGCCGCAATCGCAGCTAGTGATATTGCAGCATCCCTCCGAAGTCGAGCATAAAAAGAATAGCGTCAAGGTATTAAGCCTAGTGATACCCAACACCCAAGTGTATGTGGGGGAGACGGAAGCGGATTTTGCATTATTGCGAGAGCAGTTGATTGGCGGCGGGCGTCCTATCTATCTTGTGTATCCCTCAGAACTGAGTGTAAGTGTTGAAAGCCAGACGATTCCTGCCGATTCTGTGCTGTTATTGATCGATGGCACCTGGCGCAAAGCCTTTAAAATTTTGCAACTCAATCCATGGTTAGCTCAATTGCCAGCGGTCCATTTGGCCGAAGGTTATGCCTCGAGATACAAGATCCGCAAATCGAGCCGCAGTGATAGTTTGTCAACCTTAGAAGCGAGTGCTTATATGCTAAAAGCCCTCGAACCGGATTTAGATGTGTCGCCTTTACTGAATGCCTTCGATGCTATGGTGGAGATGCGCATTCGTTCCATGCCACTTGAGGTGAGGCTGCGTTATCAGGGCGCGGGGTAA
- a CDS encoding multidrug effflux MFS transporter, with protein MRRNLLPILMSLVLLSPLAIDIYLPSMPTMAAEFAVSASEVQSTLVLFLFAMGVGQILIGPLADRYGRRPVALFGVLLYGASSLLAAAAIEFHWLQLARVLQGLAACSTSIVVFSAVRDCYSPKEGARIYSYLNGAICVIPALAPTLGGLLAMQFGWRSTFVFMTLYAILMMLLVGYRLPETRPANTVSTGPLYRWSRYKPVLSNTHFLFYAFACMSAMAAILSYVSYSPVWLIGHLGVSELAFSGLFGLNAVVNIVACFAAPVVIRKLGNRPTAILALVLLVLSAVLIIAAQAFGPSVGMAAAFAFMLPMMLLCIGFAFLLGPATSMALSAFGERAGTATAMLGFIQMSGASVIAGLVQQTNLTAPYAVALVMGVFSVGLLSMMALSRFDHWHQEQLAAEH; from the coding sequence ATGCGGCGCAATCTGTTACCTATTTTGATGTCTTTGGTGCTACTCAGCCCTCTGGCAATTGATATTTACCTCCCTTCTATGCCCACTATGGCGGCAGAGTTCGCCGTGTCTGCCAGCGAAGTGCAGTCCACCTTAGTGCTGTTTTTATTTGCTATGGGTGTGGGCCAAATTTTGATTGGTCCCTTAGCTGACCGTTATGGACGTCGCCCCGTGGCACTCTTTGGTGTACTACTTTATGGTGCGAGCAGCTTGCTCGCCGCTGCTGCGATTGAATTTCACTGGTTACAACTTGCTCGCGTGCTGCAAGGTTTAGCGGCGTGTTCAACCTCGATTGTGGTCTTTAGCGCTGTGCGTGACTGTTATTCGCCGAAGGAAGGCGCTCGCATTTACAGCTACTTAAATGGTGCTATCTGCGTGATTCCCGCGCTGGCGCCAACCCTTGGTGGCCTGTTAGCCATGCAATTTGGCTGGCGTTCGACCTTTGTGTTTATGACGCTATACGCGATTTTGATGATGCTATTGGTGGGCTATCGTTTACCCGAAACCCGTCCAGCCAATACCGTTAGTACAGGCCCATTGTACCGCTGGAGCCGCTATAAGCCTGTGCTGAGCAATACCCATTTCTTATTCTATGCCTTTGCCTGTATGTCGGCGATGGCGGCAATTTTAAGTTATGTGTCTTACTCTCCCGTGTGGCTTATCGGCCATTTAGGGGTGTCTGAGTTGGCATTTAGCGGTTTGTTCGGTTTGAACGCTGTAGTCAATATTGTGGCCTGTTTTGCCGCGCCGGTGGTGATCCGCAAGTTAGGCAACCGTCCAACCGCCATCCTTGCCTTAGTGCTACTGGTGCTCTCGGCGGTATTGATTATCGCGGCGCAAGCCTTTGGTCCGAGTGTGGGTATGGCTGCCGCCTTTGCCTTTATGCTACCTATGATGTTGTTGTGTATCGGTTTTGCTTTCTTATTAGGCCCTGCGACCAGTATGGCACTGTCAGCCTTTGGTGAGCGTGCAGGAACAGCAACGGCGATGTTAGGTTTTATTCAGATGAGTGGTGCATCGGTGATTGCTGGATTGGTACAGCAAACAAACCTGACCGCCCCCTATGCAGTGGCCTTAGTAATGGGAGTATTTTCTGTCGGATTACTTTCAATGATGGCGCTCAGCCGCTTCGACCACTGGCACCAAGAGCAATTAGCCGCAGAGCATTAA
- a CDS encoding LysR family transcriptional regulator yields the protein MNLDNLARIDLNLLVILKVLLEEQSVTRAASRLHISQSALSKSLNRLRETLDDPLFQRTAHGLKPTAHALNIGLKLSNILQDLYQLTQPPTFTPASSNRQFSFAMVESAYETLIPYFIGPLLSTAPNLKLDSYVWTEKSMHDLQQGQIDFGISGRDLHPLSDSQTDRLPDGISCQTLFTDRQVCLVRQDHPLMTALTSPQWDLSMYLDMAHVQVRCEGSDWWALDYFLADLGHRRKISTTVPDFYGAASICAHSDLIFTLPSSFALHACKLYPLRLLPLPFEFIPMAYVLLWHQRNDEDQGHKWMRDTICQSVEKLMQP from the coding sequence ATGAATCTCGATAACTTAGCCAGAATCGACCTCAACCTACTGGTGATATTGAAGGTTTTGCTCGAAGAGCAGAGCGTTACCCGCGCAGCGAGTCGATTACATATTAGCCAGTCGGCATTGAGCAAGAGCTTGAATCGCCTGCGAGAAACTCTAGATGATCCCCTATTCCAGCGCACTGCCCACGGCCTAAAACCCACGGCACATGCGCTCAATATTGGGCTTAAATTGTCGAATATTTTGCAGGACTTATATCAACTCACTCAGCCACCGACGTTTACGCCGGCCAGCAGTAACAGGCAGTTTTCCTTTGCCATGGTTGAAAGCGCCTACGAAACCTTAATTCCCTATTTTATCGGCCCATTGTTAAGCACTGCACCGAATCTGAAGCTCGACTCCTATGTGTGGACCGAGAAATCGATGCACGATTTGCAGCAGGGGCAAATTGACTTTGGGATCTCGGGGCGGGATCTACACCCACTGTCAGACTCGCAAACGGACAGGCTCCCAGATGGCATCAGCTGCCAAACCCTGTTTACCGACAGGCAAGTGTGTTTGGTGCGCCAAGATCATCCTTTGATGACCGCACTCACCTCGCCCCAATGGGATTTATCCATGTACTTGGATATGGCGCATGTGCAGGTTCGCTGTGAAGGGAGTGATTGGTGGGCGCTGGATTACTTTCTGGCCGACCTTGGCCACAGGCGCAAAATTAGCACGACTGTGCCCGATTTTTATGGCGCGGCCAGCATCTGTGCCCACAGTGATTTAATTTTCACTTTGCCGTCGAGCTTTGCACTGCACGCATGCAAGCTGTATCCACTAAGGCTATTGCCTCTGCCCTTTGAATTTATCCCTATGGCCTATGTGCTGCTCTGGCATCAGCGCAACGATGAAGACCAAGGCCATAAATGGATGCGTGATACCATCTGCCAAAGTGTTGAAAAGCTTATGCAACCTTAG
- a CDS encoding methyl-accepting chemotaxis protein, giving the protein MNSYSLKQKILISVVIALSLVIGSLSWQSYSSQKSLLLQNSLEQVQRLGEQQAERIQEWLAGRQDIVGALASKVEGNSLSALQQAQASGRFQLTYFGTETGQMLDSDPSIDRTGYDPRTRPWYKQAMNERGLILTKPYVDVAYNVLVVTMAQATSQGVVGGDLSIASLVESVNRMTLPANGYAIMMHKDGTVIAYKDASKAMKPVGQIDNDLNHDLPQQSRQAGALLPMYFENEGRDKLVWGVDIPNTDWELVIVLDKETLEAPLTNLLLTQFGLSAVVLLLSVLAISWLVNLLLGPLGRVSQALARIADGNGDLTQRIEVDTQDEVGVLADSFNRFVGSQHQLISHIRQLASELDADAERSLKTNHIAVSELQRQQQEVAMVATAVTEMASATNEIAANAENTATAAQQSAASSFQGKELVNKTRSSINSLADEVAQATDVIEDLSRHAQSISSILATIQGIAEQTNLLALNAAIEAARAGEQGRGFAVVADEVRVLSRRTQDSTQEVHATIETLQRTTAKAVSLMESSQMLAGNSVEDANAAAKALEEITQAVNVISDMAGQIATAAEEQTQVTGEITQNTVAIKDVTDEITEAAKSDLTQAQGLKARANDLNAQVATFIL; this is encoded by the coding sequence ATGAACTCATATTCGCTTAAACAAAAGATCCTGATTTCGGTCGTGATCGCGCTTTCCCTCGTCATCGGCTCACTGTCATGGCAAAGCTACTCCAGTCAAAAATCATTGTTGCTGCAAAATAGCCTAGAGCAGGTGCAACGCTTGGGTGAACAACAAGCCGAGCGCATTCAAGAATGGCTCGCAGGACGCCAAGATATCGTAGGCGCATTGGCCTCTAAGGTTGAAGGTAATAGTTTAAGTGCATTACAGCAGGCGCAGGCCTCTGGACGATTCCAGCTGACCTATTTTGGTACCGAGACCGGGCAGATGTTGGATTCAGATCCAAGTATCGACCGCACGGGTTACGATCCGAGAACGCGCCCTTGGTATAAACAGGCGATGAATGAGCGCGGTCTTATCCTGACAAAACCCTATGTTGACGTGGCCTATAACGTGTTAGTGGTCACTATGGCACAGGCAACCTCGCAAGGTGTGGTGGGGGGCGATCTCTCGATTGCGAGCCTAGTCGAGAGTGTGAATCGTATGACGCTCCCCGCCAATGGCTATGCAATCATGATGCACAAAGACGGCACTGTGATTGCTTACAAAGATGCTTCAAAGGCCATGAAGCCTGTCGGCCAAATCGACAACGATCTGAATCATGATTTACCGCAGCAGAGCCGCCAAGCGGGAGCCTTGCTGCCCATGTATTTTGAAAATGAGGGCCGCGACAAGTTAGTCTGGGGCGTCGATATTCCCAATACCGACTGGGAATTGGTGATAGTGCTGGATAAGGAGACCTTAGAGGCGCCGTTAACCAATCTTTTGCTGACGCAATTTGGACTTTCCGCCGTGGTGTTATTGCTGAGCGTGTTGGCGATTTCCTGGTTGGTGAATCTATTGCTAGGTCCACTTGGACGTGTGTCTCAGGCGCTGGCACGCATTGCCGACGGCAATGGCGATTTAACTCAACGCATCGAGGTCGACACTCAGGATGAGGTGGGCGTGTTGGCCGATAGCTTTAACCGTTTTGTCGGCAGCCAGCACCAACTGATCAGCCATATTCGTCAGTTAGCCAGTGAGCTAGATGCGGATGCCGAGCGCAGTCTTAAAACCAACCATATTGCCGTGTCAGAGTTGCAACGTCAGCAGCAGGAAGTGGCTATGGTGGCAACGGCGGTGACCGAAATGGCAAGCGCGACCAATGAAATTGCCGCCAATGCGGAAAACACTGCGACAGCGGCGCAGCAGTCGGCCGCGAGCAGTTTCCAAGGCAAAGAGCTGGTCAACAAAACCCGCAGTTCGATCAATTCCCTAGCCGATGAAGTCGCTCAGGCAACAGACGTGATTGAAGATTTAAGTCGCCATGCTCAGTCGATTTCTAGCATTTTAGCGACTATTCAAGGGATTGCGGAGCAGACTAACCTATTAGCGCTCAACGCTGCGATTGAAGCTGCCCGCGCGGGTGAGCAGGGCCGTGGTTTTGCCGTGGTCGCCGATGAGGTACGGGTATTGTCGCGTCGGACTCAAGATTCGACCCAAGAAGTACATGCGACCATTGAAACCCTGCAACGCACCACAGCAAAAGCCGTGAGTTTGATGGAAAGCAGTCAAATGCTTGCAGGCAACAGCGTGGAAGATGCGAATGCCGCCGCAAAGGCATTGGAGGAGATCACCCAAGCCGTGAATGTGATTTCGGATATGGCGGGCCAAATTGCCACTGCCGCCGAAGAGCAAACCCAGGTAACGGGGGAAATCACCCAAAATACCGTAGCGATCAAGGACGTGACCGACGAAATCACCGAGGCCGCGAAATCGGATCTGACTCAAGCCCAAGGATTAAAGGCGCGTGCGAACGATCTTAATGCTCAGGTAGCGACTTTTATTCTGTAA